The Harpia harpyja isolate bHarHar1 chromosome 13, bHarHar1 primary haplotype, whole genome shotgun sequence genome contains a region encoding:
- the GPR137B gene encoding integral membrane protein GPR137B, translating into MEASEWDPLKNDTLPPTLTPAVPPYVKLGLTIVYTVFYSLLFVFIYVQLWLVLHYRHKRFSYQTVFLFLCLFWASLRTVLFSFYFKDFVTANSLSPFIFWLLYCFPVCLQFFTLTLMNLYFTQVIFKAKSKYSPELLKYRLPLYLASLFISLLFLLVNLTCAVLVRTQNSERKVIVSVRVAINDTLFVLCAVSLSICLYKISKMSLANIYLESKGSSVCQVTSIGVTVILLYTSRACYNLFILSFSQTKKVNSFDYDWYNVSDQANLKCQLGDAGYIVFGVILFIWELLPTSLVVYFFRVRNPTKDLANAGMVPSHGFSPRSYFFDNPRRYDSDDDLAWNIAPQGAQGSFSPDYYDWGHQNNSFMAYIGSLQQDPALDTDRLSPI; encoded by the exons ATGGAGGCCTCTGAGTGGGACCCACTGAAAAATGACACCCTTCCGCCGACCCTGACGCCAGCTGTCCCTCCGTATGTGAAGTTGGGCCTGACCATTGTATATACTGTTTTTTATTCACTGCTTTTTGTGTTCATCTATGTCCAGCTCTGGCTGGTCCTTCACTACAGGCACAAGAGGTTCAGTTACCAAactgtctttctgtttctgtgcttgTTTTGGGCCTCTCTTAGGACTGTGctcttttcattttacttcaaaGACTTTGTCACAGCAAATTCTCTCAGCCCCTTCATCTTCTGGCTTCTCTATTGCTTCCCAGTCTGCCTCCAGTTTTTTACCCTGACCCTGATGAATCTTTACTTCACACAG GTGATTTTCAAAGCTAAGTCAAAGTATTCCCCAGAGCTACTGAAATACAG GTTGCCCCTCTACCTGGCTTCTCTTTTCATAagtctcctcttcctcttggTGAATTTAACATGTGCAGTATTGGTGAGGACACAGAATTCAGAGAGAAAAGTCATTGTCTCTGTCCGGGTGGCAATTAATGACACGTTGTTTGTGCTGTGCGCTGTTTCACTCTCCATCTGCCTGTATAAGATTTCCAAGATGTCTTTAGCCAACATTTACTTGGAGTCCAAG GGCTCATCTGTCTGTCAGGTGACAAGTATAGGAGTGACTGTTATACTACTTTATACCTCACGAGCCTGTTACAACTTGTTCATCTTATCGTTTTCCCAAACCAAGAAAGTAAATTCCTTTGATTATGATTGGTACAACGTATCAGATCAGGCAA ATCTGAAATGTCAGCTGGGAGATGCAGGTTACATAGTGTTTGGAGTGATCCTTTTCATCTGGGAGCTCTTGCCTACTTCCTTGGTGGTGTATTTCTTCCGTGTCCGAAACCCTACAAAAGATCTA GCCAACGCAGGAATGGTCCCAAGCCATGGCTTCAGTCCCAGATCTTACTTCTTTGACAACCCTCGCAGATACGACAGTGATGATGACCTAGCATGGAATATTGCACCCCAGGGGGCACAGGGCAG tttctcTCCAGACTACTACGACTGGGGCCATCAGAACAACAGCTTCATGGCTTACATAGGATCCCTCCAACAAGATCCAGCACTGGACACAGACCGGCTAAGCCCTATATAA